One part of the Muntiacus reevesi chromosome 20, mMunRee1.1, whole genome shotgun sequence genome encodes these proteins:
- the TMEM217 gene encoding transmembrane protein 217, with the protein MKEQHWCGMTAKMGSLLSGVFTITAVDLYLIFEQKYLRRNNCTEQMSQIKNASILIKLFIICWSLTIVFFLSFITILVSCLLLYSVYAHMYRGLVIYIVWIFFYETVNIVVQCLTNDDSSLGEVRVMRWFGLVSRICMHCFWMFFVITYAYMIYKNKNQGNIISYNRRISSSSGDFPRRKSKILSFSRRYSE; encoded by the coding sequence ATGAAAGAGCAGCACTGGTGTGGCATGACCGCCAAAATGGGCTCCCTGCTGTCAGGGGTCTTTACCATCACTGCTGTGGACTTGTACCTCATCTTCGAACAGAAGTACTTAAGGAGAAACAATTGCACTGAGCAAATGTCACAGATCAAGAACGCAAGTATCCTGATAAAACTGTTCATCATCTGCTGGAGCCTGACTATCGTCTTCTTCCTATCTTTCATCACCATCCTCGTCAGCTGCTTGCTCCTCTACTCAGTATACGCCCACATGTACAGGGGCCTGGTAATCTACATTGTTTGGATCTTTTTCTACGAGACTGTAAACATTGTGGTACAATGCCTTACCAATGACGACTCTTCCCTTGGAGAGGTCAGAGTCATGCGCTGGTTCGGTCTGGTGTCCCGTATATGCATGCACTGTTTCTGGATGTTCTTTGTCATCACTTACGCCTACATgatctacaaaaataaaaaccagggCAATATCATCTCCTACAACAGACGTATTTCCAGCAGCAGTGGAGACTTCCCACGGCGGAAATCCAAGATACTCAGCTTTTCCCGCCGCTACAGTGAGTAA